A region from the Halomarina litorea genome encodes:
- a CDS encoding hemolysin family protein, whose protein sequence is MNAAEIGLRLFVGVLLILANGFFVAIEFALTRARQFTEEEFVDGNPRLERAWEMTNDLELYLTTCQVGITASSIAVGIVAEPALAAIFEPLFGGTALASVGAGALIAYFIINLVHLTHGEQAPTYLGVERSRMVCRYGATPLYWFYVLISPLITFGDWVAKGTLRLFGIEMTGAWLEAEADVIESRADLRRNLDEMLEEGGVPEDRQEEIQAALDIDRLTVHDVMVDREDIAALSTRADVQTNLDVVQDTPHTRFPLVGDSVDDFEGVVYVPTIVNHMEELNSGEATFGDLAAPPLTLSDETTVSDAIDLFQAEQQELALVLSDGEVVGLLTATDAMEAVMGELEDPLDSEGDTSGTGTGTGGGTPSTD, encoded by the coding sequence ATGAACGCAGCAGAAATCGGTCTTCGCCTGTTCGTCGGCGTCTTGCTCATCCTCGCGAACGGCTTCTTCGTCGCCATCGAGTTCGCGTTGACGCGCGCTCGTCAGTTCACCGAGGAGGAGTTCGTCGACGGCAACCCGCGCCTCGAACGGGCCTGGGAAATGACGAACGACCTCGAACTGTACCTGACGACCTGTCAGGTCGGAATCACGGCGTCGAGCATCGCGGTCGGTATCGTCGCGGAGCCGGCGCTGGCGGCCATCTTCGAGCCGCTGTTCGGCGGAACCGCGCTCGCGAGCGTCGGTGCGGGCGCGCTCATCGCCTACTTCATCATCAACCTGGTCCACCTGACCCACGGCGAGCAGGCACCGACGTACCTCGGCGTCGAGCGCTCGCGGATGGTCTGCCGGTACGGCGCGACGCCGCTGTACTGGTTCTACGTGCTCATCTCGCCGCTCATCACGTTCGGCGACTGGGTCGCGAAGGGCACCCTGCGCCTGTTCGGCATCGAGATGACGGGTGCGTGGCTGGAAGCGGAGGCGGACGTCATCGAGTCGCGGGCTGACCTCCGGCGGAACCTAGACGAGATGTTAGAGGAGGGGGGCGTCCCCGAAGACCGACAGGAGGAGATTCAGGCCGCCCTCGACATCGACCGCCTCACCGTCCACGACGTGATGGTCGACCGCGAGGACATCGCGGCGCTGTCGACGCGCGCGGACGTCCAGACGAACCTCGACGTCGTTCAGGACACGCCCCACACCCGCTTCCCGCTGGTCGGCGACTCCGTCGACGACTTCGAGGGCGTCGTCTACGTCCCGACCATCGTCAACCACATGGAGGAGCTGAACAGCGGCGAGGCGACGTTCGGGGACCTCGCCGCACCACCCCTGACGCTGTCGGACGAGACCACCGTCAGCGACGCCATCGACCTGTTCCAGGCCGAGCAGCAGGAACTCGCGCTTGTGCTCTCGGACGGCGAGGTCGTCGGCCTCCTCACCGCCACCGACGCCATGGAGGCCGTCATGGGCGAACTGGAGGACCCCCTCGACAGCGAGGGCGACACCAGCGGGACCGGGACCGGGACGGGGGGCGGCACGCCCTCCACCGACTGA
- a CDS encoding CDP-2,3-bis-(O-geranylgeranyl)-sn-glycerol synthase produces MLRTVVAAFWAMLPAYVPNNAAVLFGGGPTIDGGRTLGGRRLLGDGKTWRGTAAGILSGTLLALVLNRLAPRIEGRLGCTLPRFSPRAALALPAGAMLGDIAASFLKRRTGRQRGAMVPGLDQLDFVAGALWVASTAAPRWFARTFTRRTVAAVLVMTPALHVGTNVVAYLVGLKDEPW; encoded by the coding sequence ATGCTCCGTACCGTCGTCGCCGCGTTCTGGGCGATGCTTCCGGCGTACGTCCCGAACAACGCCGCGGTCCTCTTCGGCGGCGGCCCGACCATCGACGGCGGGCGGACCCTCGGCGGCCGTCGCCTCCTCGGGGACGGCAAGACCTGGCGCGGCACCGCCGCCGGCATCCTCTCCGGGACGCTCCTCGCCCTCGTCCTCAACCGCCTCGCCCCCCGCATCGAAGGTCGGCTGGGCTGCACGCTCCCCCGATTCTCCCCGCGTGCGGCCCTCGCGCTCCCCGCGGGGGCCATGCTCGGCGACATCGCCGCCTCCTTCCTCAAGCGCCGCACGGGCCGCCAGCGCGGCGCGATGGTTCCCGGCCTCGACCAGTTGGACTTCGTCGCCGGGGCGCTCTGGGTCGCCTCGACCGCGGCGCCGCGCTGGTTCGCCCGGACGTTCACCCGCCGGACCGTCGCCGCCGTCCTCGTCATGACCCCCGCGCTCCACGTCGGCACCAACGTCGTCGCCTACCTCGTCGGCCTGAAGGACGAACCCTGGTGA
- a CDS encoding cytochrome P450 produces MLEARLVLATVLRTVHLELVTEPPLDLSASLTTRPTEPVEMRVHTR; encoded by the coding sequence ATGCTCGAAGCGCGCCTCGTGCTGGCGACGGTGCTGCGGACGGTCCACCTCGAACTCGTCACCGAACCGCCCCTCGACCTGTCGGCCAGCCTCACGACGCGACCGACCGAACCTGTCGAGATGCGGGTCCACACGCGGTGA
- a CDS encoding proline dehydrogenase family protein produces MIPPVASKFVAGESPAEVLEHARQLRQRGVKSIINLLGEHYRERDPADDDAAVYQQLVRDVSGTDLGACVSVKPSQVGLGVSEDVLRENMADIVDAAREEDVRVWMDMEDPDTVDTTLDVYEDLNREYPTMGLCVQANLERTREDLERLTDLPGKLRLVKGAYQPPKGAGYRDRTRVNEAYREYLEYLFREHDGGVAVGSHDPAMIDHAIDLHRDHGTDFEIQMLMGVREDAQVELARDYEVYQYVPYGGKWMSYFSRRVMERKENLTFALRAVAGV; encoded by the coding sequence ATGATTCCGCCGGTAGCAAGCAAGTTCGTCGCGGGGGAGAGTCCCGCGGAGGTGCTCGAACACGCCCGGCAGCTCCGTCAGCGGGGCGTCAAGAGCATCATCAACCTGCTCGGCGAACACTACCGCGAGCGCGACCCCGCGGACGACGACGCGGCGGTCTACCAGCAACTCGTCCGCGACGTCAGCGGTACCGACCTGGGGGCCTGCGTCTCGGTCAAGCCCTCGCAGGTCGGCCTCGGGGTGAGCGAGGACGTCCTGCGCGAGAACATGGCCGACATCGTCGACGCGGCCCGGGAGGAGGACGTCCGCGTGTGGATGGACATGGAGGACCCGGACACCGTCGACACGACCCTCGACGTCTACGAGGACCTGAACCGCGAGTACCCCACGATGGGGCTGTGCGTGCAGGCGAACCTGGAGCGCACCCGCGAGGACCTCGAACGCCTCACCGACCTGCCGGGGAAACTCCGACTCGTGAAGGGGGCCTACCAGCCGCCGAAGGGCGCGGGCTACCGGGACCGCACGCGGGTCAACGAGGCCTACCGGGAGTACCTGGAGTACCTCTTCCGAGAGCACGACGGCGGCGTAGCCGTGGGGAGCCACGACCCGGCGATGATCGACCACGCCATCGACCTGCACCGGGACCACGGGACCGACTTCGAGATACAGATGCTCATGGGCGTCCGCGAGGACGCGCAGGTCGAACTGGCGCGGGACTACGAGGTGTACCAGTACGTCCCCTACGGCGGCAAGTGGATGTCGTACTTCTCGCGGCGCGTCATGGAGCGAAAGGAGAACCTGACGTTCGCGCTGCGTGCGGTCGCGGGCGTCTGA
- a CDS encoding DUF502 domain-containing protein produces MAPSGTWKRDFASGLIVLGPILVTLYILWWLFDKLSSFGIIELWDRDAGNVPVYAPIVEVGLLLAILLLLILSIGYLMRTAFGDVVESGIDGTMNRLPGLRVVYNASKMAVETAVAGPEELQTPVKLMTWNGLRMTAFKTGKVTDDGRDVLFLPTAPNITTGFVIEVEPEDYTVTDETVEDALTRILSAGFGDNKGSGIPINVTEESGAGDPVRAGGTSKDGR; encoded by the coding sequence ATGGCCCCGTCCGGCACCTGGAAGCGTGACTTCGCCAGTGGGCTCATCGTCCTCGGCCCCATCCTCGTCACGCTCTACATCCTCTGGTGGCTGTTCGACAAACTCAGCAGCTTCGGCATCATCGAACTCTGGGACCGGGACGCGGGTAACGTCCCCGTGTACGCCCCCATCGTCGAGGTGGGCCTCCTCCTCGCCATCCTCCTCTTGCTCATCCTCTCCATCGGCTACCTCATGCGGACGGCCTTCGGGGACGTCGTCGAGAGCGGCATCGACGGGACGATGAACCGACTACCGGGCCTGCGCGTCGTCTACAACGCCTCGAAGATGGCCGTCGAGACGGCCGTCGCCGGCCCCGAGGAACTCCAGACTCCCGTGAAACTCATGACGTGGAACGGCCTCCGGATGACGGCGTTCAAGACCGGCAAGGTGACCGACGACGGCCGCGACGTCCTCTTTCTCCCCACCGCACCCAACATCACCACCGGGTTCGTCATCGAGGTGGAACCGGAGGACTACACGGTGACCGACGAGACGGTCGAGGACGCCCTCACGCGCATCCTCTCGGCCGGGTTCGGCGACAACAAGGGGAGCGGCATCCCCATCAACGTGACCGAGGAGTCGGGCGCGGGCGACCCGGTGCGCGCCGGCGGGACCTCGAAGGACGGCCGCTGA
- a CDS encoding DUF7556 family protein yields MAPDSATTTSADSECEVMAAVERDERLVIADVCRDDAWLTTPLADAVTLESHR; encoded by the coding sequence ATGGCCCCAGACTCGGCCACGACGACGAGCGCCGACTCGGAGTGTGAGGTGATGGCCGCGGTCGAACGGGACGAGCGACTCGTCATCGCCGACGTCTGTCGCGACGACGCGTGGCTCACGACGCCGCTGGCCGACGCGGTCACGCTCGAATCCCACCGCTAG
- a CDS encoding ABC transporter substrate-binding protein has protein sequence MTDSSGHSRRRFLQATGGAAGAAALAGCLGFGGDGDGSGGGNGSGNGSGEPQKGGTYRKLNSTITTFDPVAAGDTASGQIVQQLFDGLMNYPNGETNVTELLAKGYERSEDFKQYTFTLKDATFHNGDKVTASDFKYSFERLARSPHSVRSYFILDSLGVVHETDDQGNYKPDTLGVEAQNETTLVINLNEAFASTLQMLAYSSFAAHPVDSVAGGIGNETTESGDPSSAYTEFAQKAPIGAGPFQFVNWNKGISADAERYDDYHGQTAYVDKVHWQVIEDDEAAFQYAMEKNVDTFGIPTAKYSPSKVTNTSKDEKGRTIGEYGPLQANGETVEYLKVPEVSTFYFAFNTAKVPKAVRQAVAYVTNQQQLSSQVFKDRQQPAYHLTPPLIYPGANPGQEYDSHVSDAYPYGKESQIDEATRVMEEAGYGPDNTFSLNFTHYESQVWSEIAQILSQQLGQAHVDMSIEQAKFATLLERGQKGDLEAYTLGWIADWPAPDNFLQLIYPPNTHTGKTGVLTYTNWGRDEPTAASQKATEAWKTIQNNPQPTDEAQQARNEAYIKMEEANWEDVVLVNAFHGATERFMYSYMHAPKFGAMGPSRQKYNTFWKEQSARGTVSGTPPNPNGSNSS, from the coding sequence ATGACAGACAGTAGCGGACATTCGCGGCGTCGGTTCCTGCAGGCGACCGGTGGTGCGGCGGGGGCCGCAGCGCTGGCCGGCTGCCTCGGGTTCGGCGGCGACGGCGACGGCAGCGGTGGTGGCAACGGTTCGGGCAACGGGAGCGGCGAGCCCCAGAAGGGTGGTACCTACCGGAAGCTCAACTCGACGATCACCACGTTCGACCCCGTCGCGGCCGGCGACACGGCGTCGGGTCAGATCGTCCAGCAGCTCTTCGACGGCCTGATGAACTACCCCAACGGGGAGACGAACGTCACCGAACTGCTCGCGAAGGGCTACGAGCGCAGCGAGGACTTCAAGCAGTACACGTTCACGCTCAAGGACGCGACGTTCCACAACGGCGACAAGGTCACCGCGTCGGACTTCAAGTACTCCTTCGAGCGGCTGGCACGCTCGCCACACTCGGTACGGTCGTACTTCATCCTCGACTCGCTGGGCGTCGTCCACGAGACGGACGACCAGGGCAACTACAAGCCCGACACGCTCGGCGTCGAGGCCCAAAACGAGACGACACTCGTCATCAACCTCAACGAGGCGTTCGCCTCGACGCTCCAGATGCTCGCGTACTCGTCGTTCGCGGCGCACCCCGTCGACTCTGTAGCCGGCGGCATCGGGAACGAGACGACGGAGAGCGGCGACCCGAGCAGCGCCTACACCGAGTTCGCACAGAAGGCACCCATCGGTGCCGGTCCGTTCCAGTTCGTCAACTGGAACAAAGGTATCTCGGCGGACGCCGAGCGCTACGACGACTACCACGGCCAGACGGCCTACGTCGACAAGGTCCACTGGCAGGTCATCGAGGACGACGAGGCAGCCTTCCAGTACGCGATGGAGAAGAACGTCGACACGTTCGGCATCCCGACCGCGAAGTACTCCCCGAGTAAGGTCACGAACACCTCGAAGGACGAGAAGGGCCGCACCATCGGCGAGTACGGTCCCCTGCAGGCCAACGGCGAGACCGTCGAGTACCTGAAGGTACCCGAGGTCTCGACGTTCTACTTCGCGTTCAACACCGCGAAGGTCCCCAAGGCCGTCCGGCAGGCCGTCGCGTACGTGACCAACCAACAGCAGCTCTCCTCGCAGGTCTTCAAGGACCGCCAGCAGCCCGCCTACCACCTCACGCCGCCGCTCATCTACCCCGGCGCGAACCCTGGCCAGGAGTACGACTCGCACGTCAGCGACGCCTACCCCTACGGGAAGGAGTCGCAGATCGACGAGGCGACCCGCGTGATGGAGGAGGCCGGCTACGGCCCCGACAACACGTTCAGCCTGAACTTCACGCACTACGAGTCGCAGGTCTGGAGCGAGATCGCCCAGATCCTCAGCCAGCAGCTCGGGCAGGCCCACGTCGACATGAGCATCGAGCAGGCGAAGTTCGCAACGTTGCTCGAGCGCGGTCAGAAGGGTGACCTCGAGGCGTACACCCTCGGCTGGATCGCCGACTGGCCGGCGCCGGACAACTTCCTGCAGCTCATCTACCCCCCGAACACCCACACCGGCAAGACGGGTGTGCTGACGTACACCAACTGGGGTCGCGACGAGCCGACGGCGGCGTCCCAGAAGGCGACGGAAGCCTGGAAGACCATCCAGAACAACCCACAGCCGACCGACGAGGCCCAGCAGGCCCGCAACGAGGCGTACATCAAGATGGAGGAGGCGAACTGGGAGGACGTCGTCCTCGTCAACGCCTTCCACGGTGCGACCGAGCGCTTCATGTACTCCTACATGCACGCACCCAAGTTCGGTGCGATGGGCCCGTCCCGTCAGAAGTACAACACCTTCTGGAAGGAACAGAGCGCTCGCGGCACGGTCAGCGGTACGCCGCCGAACCCCAACGGCTCGAACAGCAGCTAA
- a CDS encoding ABC transporter permease yields MSRWSYFLRRLVLAIPVLLFSMSIAFLIIRVGPTDPVSAIVGTQNDPQYRLAVAKSIGIRDAQGNLIPLWQQYIDFMTNLLTFDLGQSWVISRGTSVQELIASRAPATVWLGFWSVLVAILVGIPLGFYAGLNPNTLSDYTASFGGIVWRAMPNFWIGIILIAVLVQSNQLTNGLFDWTTWLGIEVNVITAPPLNDLSNPENLLVAIKQILPAALVLGSASMGNEMRIGRTAILETINSNYVETARAKGLPERIIVWKHVFRNALIPLVPIITAEAFILLGGAVIVESVFGINGMGKLFFDAALQGDLPLAGSLIFIFVLFTLAVNILQDFLYTIIDPRIGYE; encoded by the coding sequence ATGAGCCGCTGGAGTTACTTCCTCCGACGGCTGGTGCTCGCCATCCCCGTCCTGCTGTTCTCGATGTCCATCGCGTTCCTCATCATCCGCGTCGGCCCGACGGACCCGGTGTCGGCCATCGTGGGGACACAGAACGACCCGCAGTACCGCCTCGCCGTCGCCAAGAGCATCGGCATCAGAGACGCCCAGGGGAACCTCATCCCTCTCTGGCAGCAGTACATCGACTTCATGACGAACCTGCTGACGTTCGACCTCGGCCAGTCGTGGGTCATCAGCCGGGGGACCTCGGTTCAGGAACTCATCGCCAGTCGTGCCCCTGCGACCGTCTGGCTCGGCTTCTGGTCGGTGCTCGTGGCCATCCTCGTCGGCATCCCGCTGGGGTTCTACGCGGGGCTAAACCCCAACACGCTCTCGGACTACACCGCCTCCTTCGGCGGTATCGTCTGGCGAGCGATGCCGAACTTCTGGATCGGCATCATCCTCATCGCCGTCCTCGTCCAGTCCAACCAGTTGACCAACGGGCTCTTCGACTGGACGACGTGGCTCGGCATCGAGGTCAACGTCATCACCGCACCGCCGCTGAACGACCTCTCCAACCCCGAGAACCTGCTGGTCGCCATCAAGCAGATTCTCCCGGCCGCCCTCGTCCTCGGGTCGGCCTCGATGGGCAACGAGATGCGCATCGGGCGGACGGCCATCTTGGAGACCATCAACTCGAACTACGTGGAGACGGCCCGCGCGAAGGGCCTCCCCGAGCGTATCATCGTCTGGAAGCACGTCTTCCGGAACGCGCTCATCCCGCTGGTCCCCATCATCACCGCCGAGGCGTTCATCCTCCTCGGCGGGGCGGTCATCGTCGAGTCCGTCTTCGGCATCAACGGGATGGGGAAGCTGTTCTTCGACGCGGCGCTGCAGGGTGACCTCCCGCTCGCAGGGTCGCTCATCTTCATCTTCGTCCTCTTTACGCTGGCCGTGAACATTCTGCAGGACTTCCTGTACACCATCATCGACCCCCGAATCGGGTACGAGTGA
- a CDS encoding ABC transporter permease: MSERHHPDEVPLRQRVQANPRPAIVWTAGFALLLLAEFGALATVLVDLVTLAASVVVNVAHLATSPVLPGVGAEVSAFLASARDVAQALPTLLSRELIPNQGYQTSANGPWEGTFLGLPPAFAWGLRVFLVYAYIFVFLYWLWYGYRVFVDHYRHADWTPRDDVVRRMRNHRWGQFGLVVVVLFVGLALFAPTVSPTTYEEDVLSPYGNQVQYFDEEAGELKETTVGDANLQSASRGGTNPELNTGPMEYDEFGRFHPFGTMPNPGGDLFTFMAYGARVSLFIGLTAIAISGFLAASFGLITAYYKGLADLAVVVVSDSIQAIPAILLLILMSVVFNDHWIADFYNGGLLIALVFGAIGWPALWRAVRGPAFQVSEQEWVDAARSYGQRADRTMRKHMLPYILGYLLVYGSLTIGGIIITTSALTFLGIGINPPTPEWGRAVADGRSYVVTQSWHIAFIPGVLVVLVVTAFNAMGDGIRDAIDPQSEGGEAATEAAAAGGGG; encoded by the coding sequence ATGAGCGAACGACATCACCCCGACGAAGTACCGCTTCGCCAGCGCGTTCAGGCGAACCCCCGACCCGCCATCGTGTGGACCGCCGGGTTCGCGCTGTTGTTGCTGGCCGAGTTCGGCGCGCTGGCGACTGTCCTCGTCGACCTCGTGACGCTCGCGGCGAGCGTCGTCGTCAACGTCGCCCACCTGGCCACCAGCCCGGTCCTCCCGGGGGTCGGTGCCGAGGTCAGCGCGTTCCTCGCGAGCGCACGGGACGTCGCACAGGCGCTGCCGACGCTGCTCTCACGGGAACTCATCCCAAATCAGGGCTACCAGACGAGTGCGAACGGCCCGTGGGAGGGGACCTTCCTCGGGCTGCCCCCCGCGTTCGCGTGGGGTCTCCGCGTGTTCCTCGTCTACGCGTACATCTTCGTGTTCCTCTACTGGCTCTGGTACGGCTACCGCGTGTTCGTCGACCACTACCGACACGCCGACTGGACGCCCCGCGACGACGTGGTGCGCCGGATGCGCAACCACCGCTGGGGGCAGTTCGGTCTCGTCGTCGTCGTCCTGTTCGTCGGCCTCGCGCTGTTCGCGCCGACGGTGTCGCCGACGACCTACGAGGAGGACGTCCTCAGCCCGTACGGCAACCAGGTACAGTACTTCGACGAAGAGGCGGGTGAGCTGAAGGAGACGACCGTCGGCGACGCGAACCTCCAGTCGGCCTCCCGAGGCGGGACCAACCCCGAACTCAACACGGGGCCGATGGAGTACGACGAGTTCGGCCGGTTCCACCCGTTCGGCACGATGCCGAACCCGGGCGGTGACCTGTTCACCTTCATGGCCTACGGCGCGCGCGTCTCGCTGTTCATCGGCCTCACGGCCATCGCCATCAGTGGCTTCCTCGCCGCGTCGTTCGGCCTCATCACGGCCTACTACAAGGGGCTGGCCGACCTCGCGGTGGTGGTCGTGAGCGACTCCATCCAGGCCATCCCGGCCATCCTGTTGCTCATCCTGATGTCCGTGGTGTTCAACGACCACTGGATCGCGGACTTCTACAACGGGGGGTTGCTCATCGCACTCGTCTTCGGGGCCATCGGCTGGCCGGCGCTGTGGCGCGCCGTCCGTGGTCCCGCCTTCCAGGTCTCCGAACAGGAGTGGGTCGACGCCGCCCGGTCGTACGGCCAGCGGGCCGACCGGACGATGCGCAAGCACATGCTGCCGTACATCCTCGGCTACCTGCTCGTCTACGGGTCGCTGACCATCGGCGGCATCATCATCACGACGTCCGCGCTGACGTTCCTCGGCATCGGCATCAACCCGCCGACCCCCGAGTGGGGCCGGGCAGTCGCAGACGGCCGGAGCTACGTCGTCACGCAGTCGTGGCACATCGCATTCATCCCGGGCGTCCTCGTGGTCCTCGTCGTGACCGCGTTCAACGCCATGGGTGACGGCATCCGCGACGCCATCGACCCACAGAGCGAGGGCGGCGAGGCGGCTACCGAGGCCGCCGCCGCAGGGGGTGGCGGATGA
- a CDS encoding ABC transporter ATP-binding protein, whose amino-acid sequence MSFQMNRTEEPVLAVENLRTTFFTDKETIRAVDDISYDIHEGETVGIVGESGSGKSVTARSIMGLIESPGRVMGGSIRFRHAETVDRLAAQYPKRTVDVADLRERHDTVDLVQRLFDEGVTAGELTDGRHEDATAEGLVREGHVDMRDLVEGGYTTRLGITSEKAFVVRDGDDSYVEVTNMPKEGLRRMRGSGIAMIFQDPLTSLNPVYTVGNQIKEAIRLHQGLTGKAATDEAIRLLEAVSIPDARRRIDEYPHQFSGGMRQRAVIAMALACQPELLICDEPTTALDVTIQAQILELLEEIQEERGLSIMFITHDMGVIAEIADRVNVMYAGELVESAPVDVLFENPKHPYTQGLLESIPSRNVGKERLRTITGDVPTPNEKPTYCRFAPRCPEAFDACEAVHPVNVDVSETEADHTAACLLYPEDMTREDAVAFHRQKGGETATVGTGTVGGNGRGSSEVNDDE is encoded by the coding sequence ATGAGCTTCCAGATGAACCGGACCGAGGAACCGGTCCTCGCCGTGGAGAACCTCCGGACGACGTTCTTCACGGACAAGGAGACCATCCGCGCGGTCGACGACATCAGCTACGACATCCACGAGGGCGAGACCGTCGGCATCGTCGGCGAGTCCGGGTCGGGCAAGTCCGTCACCGCCCGGTCCATCATGGGCCTCATCGAGTCGCCGGGTCGCGTCATGGGCGGGTCTATCCGCTTCCGGCACGCCGAGACCGTCGACCGCCTCGCCGCGCAGTACCCCAAGCGAACCGTGGACGTGGCGGACCTCCGCGAGCGACACGACACCGTCGACCTCGTCCAGCGCCTGTTCGACGAGGGCGTCACCGCCGGCGAACTGACCGACGGCCGCCACGAGGACGCCACCGCCGAAGGGCTGGTTCGCGAGGGACACGTCGACATGCGCGACCTCGTGGAGGGTGGCTACACCACCCGACTCGGCATCACCAGCGAGAAGGCGTTCGTCGTCCGCGACGGCGACGACAGCTACGTCGAGGTGACGAACATGCCGAAGGAGGGCCTCCGACGGATGCGCGGCAGCGGCATCGCGATGATCTTCCAGGACCCGCTGACCTCGCTGAACCCGGTGTACACCGTCGGGAACCAGATCAAGGAGGCCATCCGCCTCCACCAGGGGCTGACGGGCAAGGCGGCCACCGACGAGGCCATCCGCCTGCTGGAGGCCGTCTCCATCCCGGACGCCCGCCGCCGCATCGACGAGTACCCCCACCAGTTCTCCGGCGGGATGCGCCAGCGGGCGGTCATCGCGATGGCGCTGGCCTGCCAGCCGGAACTGCTCATCTGCGACGAGCCGACCACCGCACTGGACGTGACGATTCAGGCCCAGATTCTGGAGCTTCTGGAGGAGATTCAGGAGGAACGCGGCCTGTCCATCATGTTCATCACCCACGATATGGGCGTCATCGCCGAGATCGCAGACCGGGTGAACGTGATGTACGCCGGCGAACTCGTCGAGAGCGCGCCGGTCGACGTCCTGTTCGAGAACCCGAAGCACCCCTACACGCAGGGGCTGTTGGAGTCCATCCCGAGTCGGAACGTCGGGAAGGAGCGCCTGCGGACCATCACGGGCGACGTGCCGACGCCGAACGAGAAACCGACGTACTGTCGGTTCGCCCCGCGCTGTCCGGAGGCGTTCGACGCCTGCGAAGCCGTCCACCCGGTCAACGTGGACGTGAGCGAGACGGAGGCCGACCACACCGCGGCCTGCCTCCTCTACCCGGAGGACATGACCCGCGAGGACGCCGTCGCCTTCCACCGACAGAAGGGTGGGGAGACGGCGACCGTGGGGACGGGCACCGTCGGTGGCAACGGTCGGGGCAGCAGCGAGGTGAACGACGATGAGTAA